ACTCGAACAGGACCGGGTTGCCGGACTCGATCACAGCCTCCGCGTGGGCCTTGGCTTCCGCGCGGTCCTCGGTGACCACAACACCCTTGCCGCCTGCCAGGCCGTCGTCTTTGACCACGTAGCGCGGGCCGTACTCGTCGAGCGCCGCCTCGATACCATCTGCCGACTCCACGCGGGTCGCCGACGCCGTCTTCACGCCGGCAGCCTGCATGACCTCTTTGGCAAACGCCTTCGACCCCTCGAGCGCGGCCGCGGCCTTGGTCGGGCCGAACACGGGGATGCCGGCGTCAATCAGCGCGTCAGCTGCGCCTTCCACCAGCGGGACCTCGGGGCCGATAACCACCAGTTCCGCGTCGATCTCGCGGGCCAGCCCCACGATGTCCACCGGGGAGGACACGTCGATGGGGCGCACCTGCGCCAAACGCGACATACCCGCGTTACCCGGCGCGACGGTGAGCTCGTTGCCGTGCAGTGCATGAAGGAGGGCGTGTTCGCGGCCGCCCGAACCGATGACAAGGATGCGCATGGGCTCCAACTTACCGGTAGCGTCGGTAAGCATGAGCACCGTATTCAGCAAGATCATCGCAGGCGACATCCCGGGCCGCATCGTCTACCAAGACGACACGGTCGCGGCGTTTCTCACCATCGAGCCGGTCGCGTACGGCCACACGCTGGTCGTGCCGGTCGAGGAAATCGACAAGTGGACCGACATCCCCGCCGACCTGTGGGCGCACATGAACGAAGTCGCGCAGAACATCGGGCGCGTCATTGTCGACGAGTTCGACGCCGAGCGCGCCGGCTACCTCATCGCCGGCTTCGAGGTCCCCCACGCCCACATCCACGTCTTCCCGGCCGACGACATGTCGGGCTACTCGCTGGCCAACGCATTGCGTGCCGACGACACCGACCCCGCCAAGATGGACTCCGCCGCCGAGACCATCCGCGAGGGTCTTAAGCGGCAGGCAGCGAAATAGTAAACGTCGAGCCCTCCCCCGGCTTCGTGGCAACCGCCACGGTGCCACCGTGGGCCTCGATGAGCGATTTCGTAATCGCAAGCCCCAGCCCCGAACCACCACCGGAGGCCCGGTTGCGGGACGCGTCCGCGCGGTAGAACCGCTCGAAGATGTGCTCGGCATCTTTTTGTTCCATGCCCACGCCGTCGTCGGCAATGTCCACCACCACGCGGTCCAGGTTGTGGCGGATGGTGATGGTCACCTCCGCCTCCGGGCCGGCGTGCTTGATCGCGTTGGTGACCAGGTTGACGATCACCTGGCGCAGTCGCGCCGCGTCGCCTTCCACCACCGGCACGTCCGGGGTGTCCTTCACCACGTCGACCACCCGCTCCGGGTAGGCCGCGTGCATCGAATCCTTCACCGACAGCGCAAGTTCGAGCACGTCCACCGGCTTCTTCTCCAGCGTCGAGCCCTCCGCGCGGGTGAGCGCGAGCAGGTCCTCGACGAGCAACTGCATGCGGGCGGACTCCTCGTCGATCTTGCTCAGCACCATCTGCGGGTCGTCCGCCATGCCCTTTAAGTACATCTCCGAGTAGCCGCGCACACTGGTTAGCGGGGTGCGCAGCTCGTGCGAGGCGTCGCCAACGAAGCGCCGCATCTGCTCCTGCTGTTGCTGCGACTGCTCCAGCGACTCCTGCAGACGGCTGACCATGGTGTTCATGGCGTACGACAGACTGCCCACCTCGGTCTCGCGCGACCAGGCCGGCACGCGCCTACCGATGTCTCCGCCCGCAATAGCCAGCGCGGTGTTTTCCACCGTCTTCAGCGGCGCGAGCGCACGGGCCACCGAATAGTTACTGGCGATGCCGATGCCCACAAGCACAAGCGTGCCCACCACCGCCTCGATCTGCGCGAGCGAGCGCAACATGCGGTTTTCGGAATCAAGCGACTTCGCGATGTACTGCACCGTCCCGTCCGACTGCTCGGTGGCGATGGCGCGCCACTGCTTCGGCCGTGTGGTTTGCGGGTCGTTCGGGTCCGCGGTGACCGTGACGGGTTTGTTGAAGTCGGCGCGGGTGATCTGGTTCCAGTTCGGAGGGTTGGTCTCGCCGGGGCGGCGCACCAAGTAGCCCTCTGTCGGATACAGCGTGGCCTGGGTGAACTCGCTTGGCGAGTTCCACGGGTTGAACTGCCACACCGGCCCCTGGTTCGCCCACGTGTCCAAGCCGTCGCGCAGCTGGTCGTCGGCACGGTCCAACAGCAGGTTACGCATGAGGAAGAAGATCAGCACCGAGCTCAGCGCCGTGCCGATGACGGAGATGACCATCACCGTGGTCACCAGCTGGCGCTTGAGCGGCTTCTTCGTCGGGGCTGTAAATACCGGGTACGGCATCACTACTGGCGCGGGGTGCGCAGAACGTAGCCGACACCGCGCACCGTGTGGATCAGCGGCACGTCACCCGTGTCTACCTTGCGGCGCAGGTACGAGATGTAGGACTCGACCACGTTGCCGTCGCCGCCGAAGTCGTAATGCCACACGTTGTCCAGGATCTTCGCCTTGGACACCACCACCTCGGCGTTGAGCATGAGGTAGCGCAGCAGGTTGAACTCGGTGGGCGAGAGTTCGACGATCTCGCCGGCTTTGGTGACCTCGTGCGTGTCGTCGTTAAGCGTCAGGTCCGCGTAGCGCAGCGTGGAGTCACCCTCGTTTTCCTCCACCACGTGGCCGCGGCGCAAAATCACGCGTAGGCGGGTGATCACCTCTTCGAGCGAGAACGGCTTGGTCACGTAGTCGTCCGCGCCGATGGTCAGGCCGTGGATACGGTCTTCCACAGCGTCCTTCGCGGTGAGGAACAGCACCGGACTGTCGAGGCCTTCGGCCCGTAACTTACTGAGCAGCTCGAAGCCATCCATCTCCGGCATCATCACGTCCAGGATGTACGCATCCGGCCGTGAGGTGCGCGCCATCTCGAGCGCCTCCGCACCGGACGTGGCGGTCTCCACGTCGAATCCCTGGAATTTCAGGGAGACGGTGAGCAGCTCGACGATGTTCGGTTCGTCGTCAACAACAAGTACCTTGAGGTTCTGCGCGTCAGCCATGTCGTGTTCTCCTGTAATCTCAGACTTTTTCACTAAGCCACGATTAAACCGCACAACTCTGAATGCTTCCTGTGTGCTTGCTGCGCAAGGTCGATCAAAAAAATTGGAGCTGGAGACGAGACTTGAACTCGCAACCTACGCATTACAAGTGCGTTGCGCTACCAATTGCGCCACTCCAGCAGTGCGCCAGATATTACACACCGCCTGCTGCTCGCGCGAAAACGGGCGAGCCGATAGTGTGAGCCATGTGTCAAACGGGAAATTGAACGTGTGGGATAAAATCACCGGCTCGCGCCAGCGCTTAGCGACGATCGATGCCGCCCGCACCTCCCCACCCCCGTCCGTCCTCGCGCCGATTAACCTGACGGACCCGACCGAGGTCGCCGCCGTGATGAATATCGCGGCGCGCATCGGCGAGATCCTCATCGCCAACGCCACGACATCGGCGGACGCGATCAAGCAAATCCACACGGTGTGCTCCTCCTATGGCCTGCACTACGTGCACGTGTCCATCACGGTGAACACGATCACCCTGAACACGATCATCGGCGTGGACAAGCGCATCCCGGTCAATGTGGTGCGCGTGGTCACGATGATCTCGGAGAACTACCACAAGCTCCAGGAGGTCGACCGCCTGATCCGCTCGATCCGCTCCGGTGCGACCCCGCCGGAGATGGCGGAGAAGATCCTCGACGAGATCGACAACTCCCCCATCCCCTACCGCAACGTGCGCAACCTCGCCGGCTGGTCCGTGATGGGCTTCTTTATCGCCATGCTCCTCGGCGGAGACCTGCTCATGATGGTCTTCGGCGGGCTCACCGCGTTTCTCATCATGGGCTTTAGCAAACTGCTCTCGCGCGGCGGTCTCCCGGCGTTTTTCCACAACGTCATCGGCGGGTTTTTGGCCACCATGCCCGCGGCCATCGCCTACGATTTCTCCGCCTCCATCGGACGCTCCATCAACCCGAGCCAGTTAATCGCGACCGGCCTCATCGTTCTGCTTGCAGGCCTCACACTCGTGCAATCGCTTCTCGACGGCGTCACCGGGTCGATGGTCAACGCCTCCGCCCGATTCTTCCAAGCCATGTTGGGCACAGGCGGCATCGTCGCCGGCGTGGCCGTGGGCGTATCCGTGTCCAACCTGGTGGGCATGCCGTTGCCGCCGGTGGAGCTGCTGCCCGCCGACGCCGCCTATTCCAACGGTTGGCTGACCACGTTCGGCGGCGCGATGGCGGCGGCGGCGTTCGCGGTGTGTTGTTTCGCGGAGCGCTCCGCAGTGATCCTGTCGTTCATCACCGCCGCGACCGGTTCCTTGATCTTCTACCTCGTGCTCACCCCACTGGGCGCCGGCCGCCTGTTGGCGATTACGGCGTGTTCGCTGGCTGTGGGCCTGGCCGGTGGTCTCATCTCCCGCCGGTTCCTGATCAACCCGGTGATCACCGCCGTCGCCGGCGTGACGCCGTTCCTGCCCGGTTCCTGGATCTACCGCGGCATGTACGCGCTGATGAACGAGCAGTTGCTCCTCGGCATGATGAACCTGCTCACCGCCATCGGCACGTGCCTTGCGCTCGCCGGCGGCGTGGTGTTCGGCGAGTGGATGGCCCGCCGCATCCGCGCCCCGCAGCTCTACGTCCCGTACGAGGCATTCAAGCGCGCCGGCCGGTTGACCTTCCAGCAGATCCGCCGGGTACGCCGCCGGCGTTGACCTCGTGGCGTAGAATGATGGGGCTTTAGCTGTCGTCTGCAAGGAGGAACCCGAGTGCCACCTAAGATCACCGATTCGCGTCCGAACGCAGAAGCAACGCACGCCGTTGAGGAGCAGACGGCGTCGGGCGCCCGTCGGATCGTGGCCACTTACGCCGAGGACTTCCTCGACGGCGTAACGCTCATGTCCATGCTGGGCGTGACCCCGCAGGGCTTTGTGTACAAGCGCTACGTCGAGGACCTCGAGCAGGCAGAGGAAGAGGAAGCGCCGACGAAGGCCACCAAGAAGAAGTCGACGAAGAAGGCGGCAAAGAAGAAGGCCACCAAGAAAAAGTCGACCAAGAAGACGACGAAGAAGGCCGCGAAGAAGAAGGCCACCAAGAAGAAGTCGACGAAGAAAGCCGCCAAGAAGTCCTAATGGGGGGCAATGAGTTCGTCGTCGTGGCTAACCGCCTGCCCGTGGACAAGGTGGGCGACCACTACGAGGTCTCCCCGGGCGGGCTCGTCGCCGCGCTTGCGCCTGTGCTGCGCTCCCGCGGCGGCTGCTGGGTCGGGTGGCCCGGCGACACGTCGTCGGACCTTGCGCCGTTTACCTTCGACGGCATCTCGCTCGTCCCGGTCTGTTTGGACCAGGACGATTTCGAAGGCTTCTACGAGGGCTTTTCCAACTCGACCCTGTGGCCGCTGTACCACGACCTGATTGTAACGCCCGATTACAACCAGGATTGGTGGGAGCGCTACGTCGCCGTCAACGAAAAGTTCGCCCGCGCCACCGCCGAGACCGCGGCGGAGAACGCCACGGTGTGGGTGCAGGACTACCAGTTGCAGCTGGTGCCGGGCATGCTCCGCGAGCTGCGCCCCGATCTGACCATCGGCTTTTTCCTGCACATCCCCTTCCCCGCTCCCGCGCTGTTTCAGCAGCTGCCGTGGCGCGACGAGATTCTCGCCGGGCTTTCCGGCTGCGACCTCATCGGTTTCCAGCGCACCACGGACGAGGAGAACTTCCGGCTG
Above is a genomic segment from Corynebacterium lujinxingii containing:
- the thrE gene encoding threonine/serine exporter ThrE; the encoded protein is MSNGKLNVWDKITGSRQRLATIDAARTSPPPSVLAPINLTDPTEVAAVMNIAARIGEILIANATTSADAIKQIHTVCSSYGLHYVHVSITVNTITLNTIIGVDKRIPVNVVRVVTMISENYHKLQEVDRLIRSIRSGATPPEMAEKILDEIDNSPIPYRNVRNLAGWSVMGFFIAMLLGGDLLMMVFGGLTAFLIMGFSKLLSRGGLPAFFHNVIGGFLATMPAAIAYDFSASIGRSINPSQLIATGLIVLLAGLTLVQSLLDGVTGSMVNASARFFQAMLGTGGIVAGVAVGVSVSNLVGMPLPPVELLPADAAYSNGWLTTFGGAMAAAAFAVCCFAERSAVILSFITAATGSLIFYLVLTPLGAGRLLAITACSLAVGLAGGLISRRFLINPVITAVAGVTPFLPGSWIYRGMYALMNEQLLLGMMNLLTAIGTCLALAGGVVFGEWMARRIRAPQLYVPYEAFKRAGRLTFQQIRRVRRRR
- a CDS encoding sensor histidine kinase; the protein is MPYPVFTAPTKKPLKRQLVTTVMVISVIGTALSSVLIFFLMRNLLLDRADDQLRDGLDTWANQGPVWQFNPWNSPSEFTQATLYPTEGYLVRRPGETNPPNWNQITRADFNKPVTVTADPNDPQTTRPKQWRAIATEQSDGTVQYIAKSLDSENRMLRSLAQIEAVVGTLVLVGIGIASNYSVARALAPLKTVENTALAIAGGDIGRRVPAWSRETEVGSLSYAMNTMVSRLQESLEQSQQQQEQMRRFVGDASHELRTPLTSVRGYSEMYLKGMADDPQMVLSKIDEESARMQLLVEDLLALTRAEGSTLEKKPVDVLELALSVKDSMHAAYPERVVDVVKDTPDVPVVEGDAARLRQVIVNLVTNAIKHAGPEAEVTITIRHNLDRVVVDIADDGVGMEQKDAEHIFERFYRADASRNRASGGGSGLGLAITKSLIEAHGGTVAVATKPGEGSTFTISLPAA
- a CDS encoding HIT family protein — translated: MSTVFSKIIAGDIPGRIVYQDDTVAAFLTIEPVAYGHTLVVPVEEIDKWTDIPADLWAHMNEVAQNIGRVIVDEFDAERAGYLIAGFEVPHAHIHVFPADDMSGYSLANALRADDTDPAKMDSAAETIREGLKRQAAK
- a CDS encoding response regulator transcription factor; protein product: MADAQNLKVLVVDDEPNIVELLTVSLKFQGFDVETATSGAEALEMARTSRPDAYILDVMMPEMDGFELLSKLRAEGLDSPVLFLTAKDAVEDRIHGLTIGADDYVTKPFSLEEVITRLRVILRRGHVVEENEGDSTLRYADLTLNDDTHEVTKAGEIVELSPTEFNLLRYLMLNAEVVVSKAKILDNVWHYDFGGDGNVVESYISYLRRKVDTGDVPLIHTVRGVGYVLRTPRQ